A single region of the Montipora capricornis isolate CH-2021 chromosome 13, ASM3666992v2, whole genome shotgun sequence genome encodes:
- the LOC138029747 gene encoding tyrosine kinase receptor Cad96Ca-like isoform X2 — MEARETGCYTCSAINALGPPVTITQCLIVVLEEPTSATPTSTGKSTKQVYADLTIMGDFLSEYRDLSNQVSRQLVDSFVSQMNKTYQNDDNYLKTEVTGLRSGSVIVSFTIYFKNAVTPSQGISKLEADISDGTFGTYQVGSLILLSPGTSTFTSTTPRTSQPTEFQCACDSTLLVIIGVLVAIIIVLILVIAWQHRKLGIARKKRPYKVAEDKDRRIYDNQVAMEELNPTNDPPSSSNQQLRIPIEPAYMPLQGTTHYEVEPSNPNSSPQNVEYAPLDIRTRSWEVTREDVKVEKVIGKGAFGQVAKGTAKNLPFHSGTKTVAVKMLKVNAPESDKTDLKSELDLMKTLKPHPHVIKLLGCVTETDPLLVLIEYVPYGDLLGCLRKSRGLNDTYYKDPDIKPQTSLTSQQLMKFAWQIADGMNYLSLRKIIHRDLAARNVLVGEAETCKVTDFGMARDVQQESIYERKTRGRLPVKWTAYESLLYGKYTAKSDVWSYGVVLYEIFTVGGSPYPRMDSKKIASLLQQGYRMPKPQHVDNDLYQIMINCWQNEPEARPSFADLTQQLKGMENQHKRLLNMHIYNNELYANLEDLNA, encoded by the exons ATGGAGGCGAGGGAAACTGGGTGTTACACTTGCTCGGCGATCAACGCACTAGGACCACCAGTCACCATCACACAGTGCCTTATTGTTG tGCTAGAGGAACCTACCTCAGCTACGCCCACCTCTACAGGAAAATCAA CCAAGCAAGTTTATGCGGACCTCACGATAATGGGAGACTTTTTGTCAGAATACAGAGATTTGAGTAACCAAGTTTCAAGACAACTGGTGGATTCATTTGTGTCACAG ATGAATAAAACATACCAGAATGACGACAATTATTTAAAGACTGAAGTGACAGGACTGAG GAGTGGCAGTGTAATTGTATCCTTTACGATTTACTTTAAAAATGCCGTGACCCCTAGTCAGGGAATTTCAAAACTTGAAGCTGACATTTCTGATGGCACTTTTGGTACTTATCAAGTTGGAAGTTTGATTCTTCTCTCACCTGGGACTAGCACTTTCACGTCCACCACACCACGAACCTCTCAACCAACAG AATTCCAATGCGCATGCGACAGCACTCTGCTGGTAATTATTGGAGTTCTTGTGGCAATCATCATTGTTCTAATACTGGTCATAGCCTGGCAGCACAGAAAGCTAG GCATTGCTAGAAAGAAAAG GCCATACAAGGTTGCAGAAGATAAAGATAGAAGAATTTATGAC AACCAAGTTGCAATGGAAGAGCTTAATCCTACTAACGATCCACCAAGTAGTTCTAATCAACAGCTAAGAATCCCCATTGAACCTGCATACATGCCCTTACAAGGGACTACCCATTATGAAGTAGAACCAAGTAACCCTAATAGCTCCCCTCAGAATGTTGAATATGCACCCCTTGATATAAGAACAAGATCATGGGAAGTAACAAGAGAAGACGTGAAAGTGGAGAAGGTCATTGGTAAAGGTGCTTTTGGCCAGGTTGCCAAAGGAACGGCAAAGAACCTTCCATTCCATTCTGGCACAAAGACTGTGGCTGTTAAAATGCTGAAAG TTAACGCTCCTGAGTCAGATAAGACAGACTTGAAATCCGAACTCGATCTGATGAAGACCCTCAAGCCTCATCCACATGTTATCAAACTATTGGGATGCGTCACTGAAACTG ATCCCCTATTGGTGCTGATCGAGTATGTCCCTTATGGTGATCTGTTGGGTTGCCTGAGAAAGAGCCGCGGATTGAATGACACTTACTACAAAGACCCGGATATCAAACCTCAAACCAGTCTGACGTCGcaacagctgatgaaatttgCTTGGCAAATCGCTGATGGAATGAACTActtatctttaagaaag ATCATACACCGAGATCTTGCTGCTCGTAATGTGCTGGTTGGAGAAGCAGAAACATGCAAAGTAACAGACTTTGGAATGGCTAGAGATGTGCAACAGGAAAGCATTTATGAAAGAAAGACAAGG GGTCGGTTGCCAGTTAAGTGGACAGCGTATGAATCGCTGCTGTATGGAAAATACACCGCAAAGAGTGACGT aTGGAGTTATGGAGTTGTTCTTTATGAAATCTTTACCGTAG gtGGTTCTCCATATCCACGGATGGATAGCAAGAAAATTGCAAGTTTGCTTCAGCAAGGTTACAGGATGCCGAAACCACAACACGTGGACAATGACTT GTATCAAATCATGATAAATTGCTGGCAAAATGAACCTGAAGCAAGACCGTCATTCGCTGATTTAACACAACAGCTAAAAGGAATGGAAAACCAGCACAAG AGGCTGCTCAACATGCATATTTACAACAATGAACTGTACGCAAATTTGGAGGACTTGAacgcataa